Proteins from a single region of Pyrus communis chromosome 6, drPyrComm1.1, whole genome shotgun sequence:
- the LOC137736043 gene encoding uncharacterized protein, translated as MEYALCFKFKASNNEVEYEALLAGLRLAKHLGVKQINIFSDSQLVVNQVTNNFDAKDNSMAAYLAQTQLLLKYFHYQITQVPRAANSHANALARLASAVEDKIGRKIHVELLATPSTMVTEVCNLQQGDSWITPIYKFLVHGTLPNDKVQAKQIRYKSTRYLIINDQLYKRGFNLPYLRCLTLAEAKIIFQEIHEGVCGDHARSRSLAHKAFRQGYYWPTLH; from the coding sequence ATGGAGTATGCTCTTTGCTTCAAATTCAAGGCGTCAAACAATGAAGTCGAGTATGAGGCCCTTTTAGCAGGCTTACGTTTGGCCAAACACCTTggagttaaacaaattaatatcttcAGTGACTCCCAATTAGTGGTTAACCAGGTCACGAACAACTTTGATGCTAAGGATAACTCCATGGCAGCGTATCTTGCGCAAACACAGCTTTTGCTCAAGTACTTCCATTACCAGATCACCCAAGTCCCTCGAGCGGCAAACAGTCATGCAAACGCTTTGGCTCGCCTCGCCTCAGCAGTGGAAGACAAGATTGGGAGAAAAATTCATGTCGAATTGTTGGCAACACCAAGCACCATGGTCACAGAAGTGTGCAACTTGCAACAGGGGGATAGCTGGATCACCCCAATATATAAATTCCTTGTTCATGGCACTCTCCCAAATGATAAAGTCCAAGCTAAACAGATTCGATACAAGTCTACCCGCTACCTGATCATTAATGACCAACTCTATAAGCGAGGTTTTAACCTACCATACTTACGGTGCCTCACACTTGCGGAAGCGAAAATTATCTTTCAAGAAATACATGAAGGAGTCTGTGGAGATCATGCTAGATCTCGATCCCTAGCACACAAGGCTTTTCGCCAAGGATATTACTGGCCAACACTCCACTAA